A genomic segment from Dermacentor silvarum isolate Dsil-2018 chromosome 11, BIME_Dsil_1.4, whole genome shotgun sequence encodes:
- the LOC125941280 gene encoding histidine-rich glycoprotein-like, with protein sequence MRKKYQVRAGSEPVSAAYNHLDDHNDYDYHHDYDYNYNHNNYHHNYHNNDYNDNHHHHYNNNHYNNHHYNHHYNNHYNNHHHHDYNNHYNHHHDYNNYNNNHHHDYNNHYNHHHNYNNYNNHHYYYYHHNYHYNDDNEGSSRSSTQ encoded by the exons atgcgaaaaaagtaccagGTTCGCGCCGGGAGCGAGCCCGtgtccgctgc CTACAACCACCTCGACGACCACAACGACTACGACTACCACCACGACTACGACTACAACTACAACCACAACAACTACCACCACAACTACCACAACAACGACTACAAcgacaaccaccaccaccactacaacAACAACCACTACAACAACCACCACTACAACCACCACTACAACAACCACTacaacaaccaccaccaccacgactaCAACAACCACTACAACCACCACCACGActacaacaactacaacaacaaccaccaccacGACTACAACAACCACTACAACCACCACCACAActacaacaactacaacaaccaccactactactactaccaccacaaCTACCactacaacgacgacaacgaaGGCTCCTCCAGATCCAGTACCCAGTAA
- the LOC125941395 gene encoding uncharacterized protein LOC125941395, translating to MSAILSHRPMTEAQAYGIDSQVDTEVDDSRTDLSEDEELQANESTPGSSSGSNTPVPRAKRPRRTRNAELAEILAEQQNRTAETLKKHTELIFEQQRQLLEDEQ from the exons ATGAGTGCGATTCTGTCTCACCGCCCGATGACAGAAGCTCAGGCATACGGCATTGACAGCCAGGTGGACACCGAAGTTGACGACAGTCGGACAG ATTTAAGCGAGGACGAGGAGCTACAGGCGAATGAAAGTACCCCGGGATCCT CAAGCGGAAGCAACACTCCTGTGCCACGGGCAAAGAGGCCACGACGGACGAGGAATGCGGAGCTCGCTGAGATCTTAGCAGAACAGCAAAACAGAACTGCAGAGACGCTAAAGAAACATACAGAGTTGATATTTGAACAGCAGAGGCAGCTTTTAGAAGATGAGCAATAA